From Calditrichia bacterium:
CCATCGGGCGTCCAGTCGAAATTGGGATACACGCCGAAGATCGCCCAGGTTTCCTGCTGATCGCGATTGAGACCGTCGAACAACGGGCGCATTTCGCCGGTGCGCAAATCGTAAGTGAACAGCACGGATTTGGCGCGAACCCGCCGCACAAATGCCAGATGATTCCCGTCCGGTGAAATTTGGGGACGCGCTGCGCCGCCCTGCACCGAAATCAAATTGTCCAGTTCGCCGGTTTGCAAATCCAGCCGGCGGATCACATAAATTTGTCCGTTGGGATCTTTGTTGTATTGGAAGGTGCTGCCGCCGCTCATGTCCTCGCTGTAATACACGTATCGTCCGTCCGGGCTGATGCACGGCTCTCCGGCGTCCTGCTGGTCGTTTTTGCGTTTGGTGAGCTGCAAGCCTTTGCCGCCGCTGCGGTGATACATCCACATTTCCCCGGCACCGAGCGAACGTCCGCTGGTGAAGTGCTTCCGGGCAACCAGATATTCGCCGTCGGGTGTCCACACGGCGTTGTTGAGCAACCGGAAATCTTCGTCGGTCACCTGTTTGCGGTCTGAACCGTCGTGGTTCATCGTCCAGATGTTGTCGCCGCCACCTGCATCGCTGGTAAAGCTGATTTTTCTGCCGTCCGGGCTGAAGCGCGGCTGCACTTCGTAAGGCAATCCGCCGGCCAACAGCGTTGCTTTTCCGCCGCTCATCGGCATGATGTAAATATCACCGAGCAGGTCAAATACAATTGCCTGTCCGTCCGGACTGACATCGAGATTCATCCACGTGCCTTCTGTCAGAGTGAACGAAACCGTGTCCGCCGGTCCGTATTGGTGGTCCACTTTCCAGTGTTTGAAATCCGGTCCGGTGTTGCTGCTGTCTTTTTCCTGCGCGAACAGCAGTCCGGCCGATACAATTATTGCAAACAATGTGCGCATTGTTTTTTGCATTGGTCCTCCGTAAATGTCATTTTTTGCACCAAAACATACAGAAAAATTGCCGGATTGCAAAACGGTTTCACATCACTTGTTTTCGAAATAGGTGGGGAGTAAGGATTTTTTGATTGAATTGAGAATGTGTGGTGCTTTCAAAAAATTTGAGAGCACCACAGATGGGTAAGTTTTCTATCGCACAAACTCAAAATTGGGATCGCCGTAATAGATGTATGCCAGAAAGGTCGGGTCGCCGTTTTCTGTAAAATTCTTACGGGTTTCGCGGAGCAGATCGGCAACGTTTACCGGACCGTCTTTCAATTTGTCATCGAGAATTTCGTAAAATCTGACCGCGAAATCCGCAGCGCTGGCATCGCCGAGCGGCCACAATCCGCCGATGTATCCGCTGGCGCCGGTTTCCAGAACGGCTGGCGCCCAGCCATCCACAAAATTGGCTACGTTATGCGATTGCCCGACATCGCAGGCGTTGAAAAAGAAAAACGGGTTGTTACGCGGGGAGCCGGAGGCAATGCCGCGCCAGGTCAGCAGATCGAGTTTGGCATCTTCCAGCAAAATAACATACTCCGGAATATTCTCGAAGCTTTGTTGCACTTCACCGTGACCGGCAAAATGAATAATACCCGACGGAAAATTACCGAACAATTCCTGCAGCGGATCAAATTTGCCGGAAACCTGCCGGAATCCGTTGATTGATTGAAGCGCGGCAATTTCTTTCTGTTGACTGGGAAGCGCCATCCGGCCCTCATATCGCGGTGAAATGAGCACCAATTCGTTCATTCTGTTGCGCTGCGGCGGACGGGACAGCACGTTAAAATTGCCGCTGATGTGCCATCGGGCGATGCGGAATCGCGTACCCAAAAAATCCGGTTTATCGAATCCGTTCATCGCTTCGGTGGTGTGCATCAACTCCCAGGGAATTCCGGGATTGTTGGTGTAAATCTGGATCGATTTGAATTTGTCGCCGCGTTTTTGCAGCAATTCGCGGATGGCACTTTTCAACTCTGCTGGTGCCAGTTCTTTATACAATTGTTTTCCGAAAGCCTGCAACCGCAGCACCCGTTGGGCTGGTTTTTCGTTGCTGACAGTGCCGGTTGGCGCGTTGATGGGCACCGCGCCACGGGTGATGGTCATCGTTTGTTTTTGCAGCCAATCCGAGCTGCGCGGGGTGATGACAAATTCTCCGGAATACGGCTGCAAATACGGCGAGTTGATCTGCAACTCATATCGCCCGGCGTTTTCGGCTTCAAAATCTTTGAGAATCCAGACAGTCAGATCAGGTGTCTGGTAATCTTTCGCCAGACTGATGCTGGGCACCTGGGTAATTGTTTCGCTGCCGCCGTTGATTTCGGGAAGATCGCCCCGGAGATTCGGCTCTGAACGAATGCCCGGACGGGCACCCGGTACACTTTCGATTTCTTCGTTGGCGCTGGCAAACAGCTCATTTTCCAGCCCGGAAACCAGAATCCTCCGGGAAATTTTTGCCAGAAAAGTGCCTTCGTGCCATAGCGTTGCATAAATGGTGCTCTGCGAGGGCGCACAGTCCGCCCCCGGCACCCGTATTTTATAGATTGCCTCGCTGGAATTTCCCTCACGCGGCAGCGTAATTTGGGCAATATTTTTGCCGTCGAGCACCTCAAATTGCGGCGCTGCGATAATCACATCGATTTGCCATTTATCGCGATCGGGCAGCCGCATCACCAGTTCGCCCCGGGAGGTCGATTGTCCGGCGAGAATCTCCACTTCCGGCGTCAGCAAATCGGTGGTCAGCGAAATTTTTACATCAAAAGTGGAAGCGGGTGTCACTGTTTCTGGCGCTTTTAGGGTCGGGTAGCGAATGACATCGATGACCATTTCTCTGGGGGGGAGTGAATTTTCGGCTGATAAAACTGGCGATCTGTCATCAAACTGGTTTGGACGATCCGGAAGACCTTCCAATGATTTGGGTTTTTGATAAAACACAATTTGAGAATCCCTCAGCCGCGCTATCTCGTTGTTTGCTGCGAGAACATCCGGGTGGTTTTCGCCAAGAAAACGGGTCATCTGCGGCAAGACATATTGGTATATTTCCAACGCGTTGCCGGTATAATTGCGCCGTTCGTAGGCTTTGGCGAGAACGATCAAATCGTTGCAGGCTTCCAAAATTTCCTGCTGATTGTCGCTGTTGCTTTCCTCAAAAACATCGATGGCGCGTTTTAGCAACGCACTGATTTTATCGTAATTATCGACATCATTGCCATTGTATGCGCCGGCCAAATCCCGAAAATCCCGCCCGATAACCGGTAACGCCGGATGACCGCTGCCGGCTTTTTCAATCACAATTTTATAGGCGCGGTTGAACAATGCTTCGGCATATGTCAATTCGTTCATCGATTCAGCCGATTTGCCGAGCAGCCGGTAATCGCTGGCAAAATCCGCGAGTTCCGGGTTGTCTGCACCCAATTGCACGGCCATTATCCGGAAATTATTGTCAAACTGGGCTTCCGCATCGCGCAGCAAATTGTTTTTCTGATACAGCTTGCCAAGATCGCGAAAATCCATAGCCAAAATAATTCGGTCCGGATGAATTTTGTCGATGGTATCATCCCATATTTCTTCGGCTCTGTGAAGATGACTTTCGGCGTCGCGGAGCTTCTCTTTGGTCATTTCCACCCGGGCGAGCACCCGGTAATCCTCGCCGAATCCGGCAATATATGCATCATTTTTGCCCAACGAATTGGTGATATATTTGTAAGATATTTCCAGCGTCGTTTCGGATTGATCGAAATTGAATTCCGCCAAAAACTGTTTGGAAACGTCCCGCAGATTTTCGGCAGAACGCAGCACTTCCGGATCATCAGTGCTGAGCAGTTGGCTGAACTGGGTCAACGTTTTTTGATACAAACTCGATGCGTCGGATAATTCCCCGCGTTTGGAATAGAGCAGCGCCAACGCCCGTAAATCACGGCTCAAATAGGTTAAATCGTAAGTCCTGTAACCGATTGCGAGTGAAATAATCCGATACGATTGCTCATACAATTGCTGCGCACGCGGCAATTTTCCCCGCGATTCGTAGAGAACTGCCAGATTCCGCAAATCCTCAGCCAGCGGGCGCATATCCGGATGATATTGTTTCCGGGTGACCAAAATGCTGCGATATGCATGCTGATACAGCGAATCTGCCGCACCAAATTCACCCAACCGGCTTTTGAGCAAACCGAGTTTCCGTTGGGTTTCGGCAATCAGTAGGTGATTTTTGGGAAGCAGTTTTTCGCGAATCCGCAACGCATTTTCCAGATTTGGCAATGCCGCAGCGTATTCACGCAAATTGAATTGGAATTCGGCGATGTTTTGGTAAGTTGTGGCGACTTCCAGATGATTTTCACCGAAAACATCGGTATAGAGCTGCAACGCAACTGTAGAGGAATCGATGGCCGTTTGGTATCGCTTGTTTTGATAGAGCTTCAATACTTCCAGATCCAGATGCCGCGCTTTTTCCAGTTTTGTGGATTTTGTTTCATCGTCCAATACCGGACGCTGAGCAACAAGAGGTTGTATCAATAAAAGCAGAATTGTCAATAATAACAACGGTTTATGTCGGCTAAACCGGGATGCTGATTGCCTCACGCAATGCATACAAATCTCCCATATTTGGTATATTTGTAAGATAAATCCCACACATGAATATGCGATCAATCTACATCACAAATTTGTTTTATGCCAAAAATTTTGTGGTAGGCAAAAA
This genomic window contains:
- a CDS encoding tetratricopeptide repeat protein — protein: MDDETKSTKLEKARHLDLEVLKLYQNKRYQTAIDSSTVALQLYTDVFGENHLEVATTYQNIAEFQFNLREYAAALPNLENALRIREKLLPKNHLLIAETQRKLGLLKSRLGEFGAADSLYQHAYRSILVTRKQYHPDMRPLAEDLRNLAVLYESRGKLPRAQQLYEQSYRIISLAIGYRTYDLTYLSRDLRALALLYSKRGELSDASSLYQKTLTQFSQLLSTDDPEVLRSAENLRDVSKQFLAEFNFDQSETTLEISYKYITNSLGKNDAYIAGFGEDYRVLARVEMTKEKLRDAESHLHRAEEIWDDTIDKIHPDRIILAMDFRDLGKLYQKNNLLRDAEAQFDNNFRIMAVQLGADNPELADFASDYRLLGKSAESMNELTYAEALFNRAYKIVIEKAGSGHPALPVIGRDFRDLAGAYNGNDVDNYDKISALLKRAIDVFEESNSDNQQEILEACNDLIVLAKAYERRNYTGNALEIYQYVLPQMTRFLGENHPDVLAANNEIARLRDSQIVFYQKPKSLEGLPDRPNQFDDRSPVLSAENSLPPREMVIDVIRYPTLKAPETVTPASTFDVKISLTTDLLTPEVEILAGQSTSRGELVMRLPDRDKWQIDVIIAAPQFEVLDGKNIAQITLPREGNSSEAIYKIRVPGADCAPSQSTIYATLWHEGTFLAKISRRILVSGLENELFASANEEIESVPGARPGIRSEPNLRGDLPEINGGSETITQVPSISLAKDYQTPDLTVWILKDFEAENAGRYELQINSPYLQPYSGEFVITPRSSDWLQKQTMTITRGAVPINAPTGTVSNEKPAQRVLRLQAFGKQLYKELAPAELKSAIRELLQKRGDKFKSIQIYTNNPGIPWELMHTTEAMNGFDKPDFLGTRFRIARWHISGNFNVLSRPPQRNRMNELVLISPRYEGRMALPSQQKEIAALQSINGFRQVSGKFDPLQELFGNFPSGIIHFAGHGEVQQSFENIPEYVILLEDAKLDLLTWRGIASGSPRNNPFFFFNACDVGQSHNVANFVDGWAPAVLETGASGYIGGLWPLGDASAADFAVRFYEILDDKLKDGPVNVADLLRETRKNFTENGDPTFLAYIYYGDPNFEFVR